In Erythrobacter litoralis HTCC2594, a single genomic region encodes these proteins:
- a CDS encoding SDR family oxidoreductase, protein MKLEQGHAAIVTGGASGLGHASVVALAEAGFKVAIFDINTDESPAKADAIGGTFHHVDITDEQSVVDGFEAARAAHGQERVTVHCAMTSKRGKTIGWDKEAGRYKKLPTEDYAFGAEGVLVSSFRIASHSALGMANSEPVTADGERGAIILTASVAAQDGQIGQVIYGSCKSGVNGLVLPMARDLMDLGIRVNSIMPGIFATPLMLGMKDRNPQMWDQLNASVPFPKRLGHPEEFASLVLEIVRNGYINGHQFRLDGAIRMPPK, encoded by the coding sequence ATGAAGTTGGAACAAGGCCACGCGGCTATCGTGACCGGGGGCGCATCGGGGCTCGGCCATGCCAGTGTCGTGGCGTTGGCCGAGGCGGGCTTCAAGGTTGCGATCTTCGACATCAACACCGATGAAAGCCCGGCCAAGGCCGATGCGATCGGCGGGACTTTTCATCACGTCGACATCACCGACGAGCAATCGGTGGTCGACGGTTTCGAGGCGGCCCGCGCGGCGCATGGCCAGGAACGGGTGACCGTCCACTGCGCGATGACCAGCAAGCGCGGCAAGACCATCGGCTGGGACAAGGAAGCCGGCCGCTACAAGAAGCTGCCGACCGAGGATTACGCCTTCGGCGCGGAGGGCGTACTCGTTTCAAGCTTTCGCATCGCCAGCCATTCGGCGCTCGGGATGGCGAACAGCGAGCCCGTGACCGCGGACGGTGAGCGCGGGGCGATTATCCTGACCGCCAGCGTCGCGGCGCAGGATGGGCAGATCGGGCAGGTGATCTACGGCAGCTGCAAGAGCGGCGTGAACGGCCTTGTCCTGCCGATGGCGCGCGATTTGATGGACCTGGGCATTCGCGTCAATTCGATCATGCCCGGCATCTTTGCGACTCCGCTCATGCTCGGCATGAAGGACCGCAACCCGCAGATGTGGGACCAGCTCAATGCCAGCGTTCCCTTCCCCAAGCGGCTCGGCCATCCGGAGGAGTTCGCCAGCCTCGTCCTCGAAATCGTTCGCAACGGCTATATCAACGGGCACCAGTTCCGGCTCGACGGGGCAATCCGGATGCCGCCGAAATAG
- a CDS encoding DUF6356 family protein, producing the protein MRLFTEHPGSVGETYLEHLQVAWSFGFPLVRAGIGCIVHGLLPFLCSNTGSKTILAQHARLIAARGRNDTGPQFDWCI; encoded by the coding sequence ATGCGACTTTTTACAGAACACCCCGGCAGTGTCGGCGAGACCTATCTGGAACACCTGCAGGTAGCATGGAGCTTTGGCTTCCCGCTCGTGCGCGCAGGCATCGGGTGCATTGTTCACGGGCTCCTGCCGTTCCTGTGCAGCAATACCGGCAGCAAGACGATCCTTGCGCAACACGCCCGCCTGATCGCCGCGCGCGGTCGCAACGATACAGGTCCCCAGTTCGACTGGTGCATTTGA
- a CDS encoding YeiH family protein produces the protein MSKGPDSYYMADLFGELQLADSPPQRSLASYLPGLGLVLVASLAALWLSEHYGPPAVLMGLLIGFALSFTNSDRRLQPGLDFASQTLLRIGIVLIGLRITFGEIAGLGFVPFATLLGIMAVVIAAGLLAARLLRQDMMFGLLAGGATAICGASAALALWSIIGEKRISSEQFTIVLLGTTIASATAMTFYPAIASLLGLTDTQAGFLIGASIHDVAQAIGGGFAYSEGAGEVATVVKLSRVAMLVPVLVLVSIALGRSRDTNSGARSLSFSQALPWFIVGFVMLVALGSLVALPPAVTAAASDAARLLLLFAVTAAAIKSNLAGLLAHNMRSFGPVIVTTLTAFVAALAAAHLL, from the coding sequence GTGAGCAAGGGCCCCGACAGCTACTACATGGCGGATCTCTTCGGGGAGCTGCAACTCGCCGACAGCCCGCCGCAGCGCAGCCTGGCATCCTACCTGCCGGGCCTGGGACTGGTGCTCGTCGCCTCTCTCGCGGCCCTATGGTTGAGCGAGCACTATGGCCCGCCTGCCGTGCTGATGGGCCTGCTGATCGGCTTCGCGCTCAGCTTCACCAATAGCGACCGGCGCTTGCAGCCGGGGCTAGATTTCGCTTCGCAAACGCTCCTGCGGATCGGGATCGTGCTCATTGGTCTGAGGATCACCTTCGGAGAAATCGCAGGTCTTGGATTCGTCCCGTTCGCGACGCTGCTCGGGATCATGGCTGTCGTGATCGCTGCCGGGCTTCTCGCTGCCCGCCTTCTGCGCCAAGACATGATGTTCGGCTTGCTCGCGGGCGGCGCGACCGCGATTTGCGGTGCTTCGGCGGCGCTCGCGCTGTGGTCCATCATCGGCGAGAAACGGATCAGCTCCGAGCAATTCACCATCGTCCTGCTCGGCACCACGATCGCCAGTGCAACGGCCATGACGTTCTATCCGGCGATCGCCTCGTTGCTGGGTCTCACCGATACGCAGGCCGGATTCCTCATCGGCGCTTCGATCCATGATGTCGCACAGGCCATCGGCGGCGGGTTCGCCTATTCGGAGGGCGCGGGCGAGGTTGCAACGGTGGTCAAATTGTCGCGCGTGGCGATGCTGGTGCCGGTTTTGGTGCTGGTATCGATCGCTCTTGGTCGCTCCCGCGATACGAATAGCGGTGCCCGCAGCCTTTCGTTCTCGCAAGCGCTGCCGTGGTTCATCGTCGGTTTCGTCATGCTTGTGGCGCTCGGCAGCTTGGTCGCGCTGCCGCCCGCCGTGACCGCAGCGGCTTCGGACGCCGCGCGGTTGCTGCTGCTGTTTGCCGTCACCGCCGCGGCGATAAAATCCAATCTTGCCGGTCTGCTTGCCCATAATATGCGCAGTTTCGGCCCCGTCATCGTCACGACCTTGACCGCCTTCGTGGCGGCGCTGGCCGCTGCACATTTGCTTTAG